From Candidatus Nitricoxidivorans perseverans, the proteins below share one genomic window:
- the rsmG gene encoding 16S rRNA (guanine(527)-N(7))-methyltransferase RsmG → MNLALPEGAEEKLAAYLALLAKWNNIYNLTAIRDPAQMVTHHVLDSLAVLPHLDDIETLADVGSGAGLPGIPLAIVRPDLKVASIEASQKKSTFQQQAKIELGLDNVSIHCGRSEVLKRTFDAAISRAFASLTDFARYAGHLSDRLLAMKGAYPADELAALPAGWKLGACHSIEVPGLGAQRHLLILERA, encoded by the coding sequence ATGAATCTCGCGCTGCCCGAAGGCGCCGAGGAAAAGCTTGCCGCCTATCTGGCCCTGCTGGCCAAGTGGAACAATATCTACAATCTGACGGCCATCCGCGATCCCGCGCAGATGGTGACGCACCATGTGCTCGACTCGCTGGCGGTGCTGCCGCATCTAGACGACATCGAAACGCTTGCCGACGTGGGCAGTGGCGCGGGCCTGCCCGGCATTCCACTGGCCATTGTCCGCCCCGACCTGAAAGTCGCTTCCATCGAGGCCAGCCAGAAAAAATCGACCTTCCAGCAACAGGCGAAGATCGAGCTCGGACTGGACAACGTGAGCATTCACTGCGGCCGATCGGAAGTCCTGAAGCGAACTTTCGACGCCGCGATCTCGAGAGCCTTCGCCAGTCTGACCGACTTCGCTCGCTATGCCGGCCATCTCTCGGACCGCCTGCTGGCCATGAAAGGCGCGTATCCTGCCGACGAACTTGCCGCCCTGCCGGCGGGCTGGAAACTCGGCGCTTGCCATTCCATCGAGGTGCCGGGTCTCGGCGCCCAACGCCATTTGCTTATCCTGGAGCGCGCCTGA
- the mnmG gene encoding tRNA uridine-5-carboxymethylaminomethyl(34) synthesis enzyme MnmG: MLFPERFDVIVIGGGHAGTEAALAAARIGARTLLLTHNIETLGAMSCNPSIGGIGKGHLVKEIDALGGAMAAATDEAGIQFRILNASKGPAVRATRAQADRSLYRQAIRTRLESHPNLTLFQQAADDLIVEGDRVTGVVTQLGIRFEAPSVVLTAGTFLNGLVHVGLENYRAGRFGDPPSLVLAQRLRELQLPAGRLKTGTPPRLDGKTIDFSVMERQPGDDPVPVFSFLGNPTRHPRQIPCWITHTNARTHDIIRGGLDRSPMFTGAIEGVGPRYCPSIEDKIHKFAGKDSHQVFLEPEGLTTHEFYPQGVSTSLPFDVQIELVRSIRGLENVHITRPGYAIEYDYFDPHNLKSSLETKSIRGLFFAGQINGTTGYEEAAAQGLLAGVNAARHTRELEPWCPRRDVAYLGVMVDDLITRGVSEPYRMFTSRAEYRLSLREDNADLRLTGIGRELGLVDDTRWDAFSRKRDAIDRELERLRDTWVNPKLGAGSDDRKYRLLDLLRRPEIRYRDISALPGAGEGVADATVAEQVETEAKYAGYVARQKEEVARAEAQETLRLPDGLDYGEVRGLSIEVRQKLAQHRPETVGQASRIQGVTPAAISLLLVHLKRRSK, translated from the coding sequence ATGCTTTTCCCTGAGCGATTCGATGTGATCGTGATTGGCGGCGGCCATGCCGGCACGGAGGCCGCGCTGGCTGCGGCGCGCATCGGCGCGCGGACGTTGCTCCTGACCCACAACATCGAGACGCTGGGCGCGATGTCCTGCAATCCCTCCATCGGCGGCATCGGCAAGGGGCATCTGGTCAAGGAGATCGACGCGCTGGGCGGCGCCATGGCGGCGGCGACCGACGAGGCCGGCATCCAGTTCCGCATCCTCAACGCCTCCAAGGGGCCGGCCGTGCGCGCCACCCGCGCCCAGGCCGACCGGTCGCTCTACCGGCAGGCCATCCGCACGCGGCTGGAGAGCCACCCGAACCTGACCCTGTTCCAGCAGGCGGCCGACGACCTGATCGTCGAGGGCGATCGGGTCACCGGCGTCGTCACGCAACTGGGCATCCGTTTCGAGGCGCCGTCGGTGGTGCTCACGGCCGGCACCTTCCTGAACGGACTCGTCCATGTGGGCCTGGAAAACTACCGGGCCGGCCGGTTCGGCGATCCGCCGTCGCTGGTTTTGGCGCAACGCCTGCGCGAACTGCAACTGCCGGCGGGGCGCCTCAAGACCGGCACACCGCCGCGACTCGACGGCAAGACCATCGACTTCTCGGTCATGGAGCGCCAGCCGGGCGACGATCCCGTGCCGGTATTTTCGTTTCTTGGGAATCCGACGCGGCATCCGCGCCAGATTCCCTGCTGGATCACCCATACCAACGCCCGCACCCACGACATCATTCGCGGCGGCCTGGACCGCTCGCCGATGTTCACCGGCGCCATCGAGGGCGTGGGGCCGCGCTACTGCCCGTCCATCGAGGACAAGATCCACAAGTTCGCCGGCAAAGACAGCCATCAGGTGTTCCTGGAGCCGGAAGGACTGACCACCCATGAGTTTTACCCGCAGGGCGTTTCGACCAGCCTACCCTTCGACGTGCAGATCGAGCTGGTGCGTTCCATCCGCGGGCTGGAGAACGTCCACATCACCCGGCCGGGCTATGCCATCGAGTACGACTACTTCGACCCGCACAATCTCAAGTCGTCGCTGGAAACGAAGTCCATCCGCGGCCTGTTCTTCGCCGGCCAAATCAACGGCACCACGGGCTACGAGGAGGCGGCGGCGCAGGGCCTGCTGGCCGGCGTCAACGCCGCACGCCACACCCGCGAACTCGAACCCTGGTGCCCGCGGCGTGATGTGGCCTACCTCGGCGTGATGGTCGACGACCTCATCACGCGCGGCGTCTCCGAGCCCTACCGGATGTTCACCAGCCGCGCCGAATACCGCCTGTCCCTGCGCGAGGACAACGCCGACCTGCGCCTGACCGGAATCGGCCGCGAGCTGGGACTTGTCGACGACACCCGCTGGGATGCCTTCAGCCGCAAGCGCGACGCCATCGACCGGGAACTTGAACGACTGCGGGACACCTGGGTCAATCCGAAGCTGGGCGCCGGAAGCGACGACCGGAAGTACCGGCTGCTCGACCTGCTGCGCCGGCCGGAGATCCGCTACCGGGATATTTCGGCGCTGCCGGGCGCGGGGGAGGGCGTGGCGGACGCGACGGTCGCCGAACAGGTGGAGACCGAGGCCAAGTACGCGGGCTACGTGGCGCGCCAGAAGGAGGAGGTGGCCCGGGCCGAGGCGCAGGAAACTCTGCGGCTGCCGGACGGCCTCGACTACGGCGAAGTGAGGGGTTTGTCCATCGAGGTGCGGCAGAAGCTCGCGCAGCACCGTCCGGAAACCGTGGGCCAAGCCTCACGCATCCAGGGCGTGACGCCGGCGGCGATCTCGCTGCTGCTGGTACACCTCAAGAGGAGGTCGAAGTGA
- the rpmH gene encoding 50S ribosomal protein L34: protein MKRTYQPSVVRRKRTHGFLVRMRTRGGRAVIRARRAKGRHRLGV, encoded by the coding sequence ATGAAACGGACTTATCAACCTTCCGTCGTACGTCGTAAGCGTACCCACGGTTTCCTTGTGCGCATGCGCACCCGCGGCGGCCGCGCCGTCATCCGTGCTCGCCGCGCCAAGGGCCGTCATCGCCTGGGTGTCTGA
- the mnmE gene encoding tRNA uridine-5-carboxymethylaminomethyl(34) synthesis GTPase MnmE gives MPDSKPTDTIAAIATAPGRGGIGVVRVSGAGLADFAERLSGLPGLSIAPRRATLADFRAADGEPIDRGLLLHFPAPHSFTGEDVLELHGHGGPVVMQMLLSRCVELGARLAEPGEFTRRAFLNDKMDLAQAEGVADLIEAASAQAARSALRSLSGEFSGQVRGLVDRLIDLRMRIEATLDFPEEEVDPARDTDAVPRLDALREDLAALRSRARQGSLLRTGLSVVLAGLPNVGKSSLLNRLAREERAIVTEVAGTTRDALRETIQVEGIPLHITDTAGLRETGDAVERIGIERAWQEIGRADAILQIVDARAGVTPADQAIAVRLPAGVERIVVENKCDLAHVPAGRFEDGSRGGQVHLRLSAKTGEGMELLHDELLRVAGWRGHGEDALLARERHLEALAEASGRLEAAAGQLARLELCAEELRLAQEALSRITGEFTADDLLGTIFSRFCIGK, from the coding sequence GTGCCGGACTCAAAGCCCACTGACACCATCGCCGCCATCGCCACGGCGCCCGGCCGCGGCGGCATCGGCGTGGTGCGGGTGTCGGGCGCCGGCCTTGCGGATTTCGCCGAACGCCTGAGCGGCCTGCCGGGCTTAAGCATTGCGCCGCGCCGCGCCACGCTGGCTGACTTTCGCGCGGCGGACGGCGAACCCATCGACCGCGGCCTGCTGCTCCATTTCCCGGCGCCTCATTCATTCACCGGGGAGGATGTGCTGGAACTGCACGGCCACGGCGGCCCGGTAGTGATGCAGATGCTGCTCTCACGCTGCGTCGAGCTGGGCGCGCGGTTGGCCGAGCCCGGCGAATTCACGCGCCGCGCTTTCCTGAACGACAAGATGGACCTCGCGCAGGCGGAAGGCGTGGCCGACCTGATCGAGGCGGCTTCCGCGCAGGCGGCGCGCTCCGCCCTGCGCTCCCTTTCCGGCGAGTTTTCCGGGCAGGTCCGCGGTCTGGTGGACCGCCTGATCGATCTGCGCATGCGGATCGAGGCGACACTCGATTTCCCGGAAGAGGAGGTGGACCCCGCCCGCGATACCGACGCTGTGCCGCGCCTGGACGCCCTCCGGGAGGACCTGGCGGCCCTGCGTTCCCGCGCGCGTCAGGGAAGCCTGCTTCGCACGGGCCTTTCGGTGGTGCTGGCCGGCCTGCCCAATGTCGGCAAGTCCTCGCTGCTGAACCGGCTCGCCCGGGAGGAGCGAGCCATCGTCACCGAGGTGGCCGGTACCACGCGCGACGCGCTTCGGGAGACCATCCAGGTCGAGGGCATCCCCCTGCACATCACCGACACCGCCGGCCTGCGGGAAACCGGGGATGCGGTGGAGCGGATCGGCATCGAGCGCGCCTGGCAGGAAATCGGGCGGGCCGACGCCATCCTCCAGATCGTCGATGCGCGCGCCGGCGTCACGCCCGCCGACCAGGCCATCGCCGTGCGCCTGCCCGCCGGCGTCGAGCGCATCGTCGTCGAGAACAAGTGCGACCTCGCCCACGTGCCCGCCGGACGGTTCGAGGACGGGTCGCGCGGGGGCCAGGTGCACCTGAGGCTCTCCGCGAAGACCGGGGAGGGCATGGAGCTGCTGCACGACGAGTTGCTGCGCGTGGCGGGGTGGCGGGGCCACGGCGAGGACGCCCTGCTCGCGCGCGAGCGGCACCTGGAAGCGCTCGCCGAGGCATCCGGCCGGCTGGAGGCCGCAGCCGGGCAGCTGGCCCGCCTGGAGCTCTGCGCCGAGGAGCTTCGGCTGGCTCAGGAGGCGCTTTCACGCATCACCGGCGAATTCACGGCCGACGACCTGCTTGGGACGATATTCAGCCGGTTCTGCATCGGCAAGTGA
- the yidC gene encoding membrane protein insertase YidC, translating into MDNQRLILFLVFSFSLIMLWDAWQRQHLPQPQTTPSAAVTSAGAPTPTVSAPNPHAAGSVAPPTDTVASAGQPKTVIRTDLFVAEISALGGDITRLELAHHKATEDKTRNFVLFEDKHAYAAQSGLIGAPGVVALPSHKSVWRLPEGSPKLKEGQDELRVRMEADGGDGVAVAKTYVFRRGSYLIDVEYEVANGGSAPLGGHAYFQLVRNDVPPDGANAMMATFTGPAFFSDAEKYQKVTFEDIAKGKAKHAGKVGDGWVAMVQHYFVSAWLPPGKGEREFFTRKIGGNLFAAGVILPVATVAPGTTGKVVVPLYAGPQEQAKLEMIAPGLDLVVDYGWLTVIAAPLYWVLELIHRLLGNWGWAIIGLTVLLKAAFFPLSAASYKSMAKMRVLTPKLMKLKETYADDKQRMNQEMMELYKREKVNPLGGCLPVLVQIPVFIALYWVLLGSVEMRQTPWLGWITDLSAKDPYFVLPLIMGATMFIQTKLNPTPPDPMQAKIMLFMPIVFTGMFLFFPSGLVLYWTVNNVLSIAQQWQVNRMIERAGLKAH; encoded by the coding sequence ATGGACAACCAACGCCTGATCCTGTTTCTGGTTTTCAGCTTTTCCCTGATCATGCTCTGGGATGCATGGCAGCGGCAACATCTGCCCCAGCCGCAGACCACGCCGTCTGCGGCCGTGACGAGCGCGGGTGCGCCCACCCCCACGGTATCGGCGCCCAACCCGCATGCAGCGGGCAGCGTAGCGCCGCCGACGGATACCGTGGCGTCGGCCGGCCAGCCCAAAACCGTCATCCGCACCGATCTTTTTGTCGCCGAAATCTCGGCCCTGGGGGGAGATATCACGCGCCTGGAGCTGGCCCACCACAAGGCGACCGAGGACAAGACACGCAATTTTGTCCTCTTCGAGGACAAGCATGCCTATGCCGCCCAGAGCGGGCTTATTGGCGCTCCGGGCGTCGTCGCGCTGCCCAGCCACAAGTCCGTCTGGCGGCTGCCGGAAGGCAGCCCGAAACTCAAGGAGGGCCAGGACGAGTTACGCGTTCGCATGGAGGCGGACGGCGGCGACGGTGTCGCGGTCGCCAAGACCTATGTGTTCCGTCGCGGCAGCTACCTGATCGACGTGGAATACGAGGTGGCCAACGGCGGTTCGGCGCCCCTGGGCGGCCATGCCTATTTCCAGCTCGTCCGCAACGACGTGCCCCCCGATGGCGCAAACGCCATGATGGCCACCTTCACCGGCCCGGCCTTCTTCAGCGACGCCGAAAAATACCAGAAGGTGACGTTCGAGGACATCGCCAAGGGCAAGGCCAAGCATGCCGGCAAGGTCGGCGACGGCTGGGTGGCCATGGTGCAGCACTATTTCGTTTCAGCCTGGCTGCCGCCGGGCAAGGGCGAGCGTGAGTTCTTCACACGCAAGATCGGCGGCAACTTGTTCGCCGCCGGTGTCATCCTGCCCGTGGCGACCGTGGCGCCGGGTACGACGGGCAAGGTGGTCGTTCCCTTGTACGCCGGCCCGCAGGAACAGGCGAAACTGGAAATGATCGCTCCCGGCCTCGACTTGGTCGTGGATTACGGCTGGCTGACGGTGATTGCCGCACCTCTTTACTGGGTGCTGGAGCTGATCCATCGCCTGCTCGGCAACTGGGGATGGGCCATCATCGGCCTGACGGTGCTGCTCAAGGCGGCCTTCTTCCCGCTTTCGGCGGCGAGCTACAAGTCCATGGCGAAGATGCGCGTGCTGACGCCGAAGCTGATGAAGCTCAAGGAGACCTACGCCGACGACAAGCAGCGCATGAATCAGGAAATGATGGAGCTCTACAAGCGCGAGAAGGTGAACCCGCTCGGCGGCTGCCTGCCCGTCCTGGTGCAGATCCCCGTCTTCATCGCGCTCTACTGGGTGCTGCTGGGATCGGTAGAGATGCGCCAGACGCCCTGGCTGGGCTGGATCACCGACCTGTCGGCCAAGGATCCCTATTTCGTGCTGCCGCTCATCATGGGCGCCACGATGTTCATCCAGACCAAGCTCAACCCGACCCCGCCCGATCCCATGCAGGCGAAGATCATGCTGTTCATGCCCATCGTGTTCACGGGCATGTTCCTGTTCTTCCCCTCCGGCCTCGTCCTCTATTGGACGGTCAATAACGTGCTTTCGATCGCCCAGCAGTGGCAGGTGAACCGGATGATCGAGCGTGCCGGACTCAAAGCCCACTGA
- the yidD gene encoding membrane protein insertion efficiency factor YidD yields MAAPLIALIRIYQVAISPMLGRSCRFHPTCSEYAVESLERHGPARGLWLAVRRIGRCHPWHPGGYDPVP; encoded by the coding sequence CTGGCCGCGCCCTTGATCGCGCTGATCCGCATCTACCAGGTCGCCATCAGCCCCATGCTCGGACGCAGTTGTCGCTTTCATCCGACCTGTTCGGAGTACGCCGTGGAATCGCTTGAACGCCATGGTCCCGCCAGAGGTTTGTGGTTGGCGGTGCGCCGCATCGGACGCTGCCATCCATGGCATCCGGGCGGGTATGATCCGGTGCCTTGA
- a CDS encoding ParB/RepB/Spo0J family partition protein, with amino-acid sequence MNPPRPKGLGRGLDALLAANNTPEASRQETLPVGALQPGKYQPRTRMDPGSLEELADSIRAQGLIQPISVRPVGNARYEIIAGERRWRASQIAGLAEVPVLIRDIPDSAALAMSLIENIQREDLNPLEEAAGLQRLIDEFSMTHQQAADAIGRSRSAASNLLRLLQLAKPAQDMLMAGDIEMGHARALLPLAKAEQGRVAALVVEKGWSVRETEKLVARELNPPAKKATRKGADRDLQRLEEELSDSLGATVKIAANRKGAGSLTIRFASLDQLDGLLERLCQKA; translated from the coding sequence ATGAATCCGCCAAGACCAAAAGGCCTCGGCCGTGGGCTGGACGCCCTGCTGGCCGCCAACAACACGCCGGAGGCGAGCCGCCAGGAGACGCTTCCGGTGGGCGCGTTGCAACCGGGCAAGTATCAGCCGCGCACGCGCATGGACCCGGGCTCGCTGGAGGAGCTGGCCGACTCGATCAGGGCACAGGGCCTGATCCAGCCGATCTCCGTGCGCCCCGTCGGCAATGCGCGCTACGAGATCATCGCCGGCGAGCGGCGCTGGCGCGCTTCCCAGATCGCCGGCCTGGCGGAGGTGCCGGTGCTGATCCGGGATATTCCCGACAGTGCGGCCCTGGCCATGTCGCTGATCGAGAACATCCAGCGCGAGGACCTCAACCCGCTGGAAGAGGCGGCCGGCCTCCAGCGGTTGATCGACGAGTTTTCCATGACCCACCAGCAGGCGGCCGATGCCATCGGGCGGTCGCGTTCCGCCGCTTCCAACCTGTTGCGCCTGCTGCAACTGGCCAAGCCGGCCCAGGACATGCTGATGGCGGGCGACATCGAGATGGGCCATGCACGCGCCCTGCTCCCGCTGGCCAAGGCCGAGCAGGGCAGGGTGGCGGCGCTGGTGGTGGAAAAAGGCTGGTCGGTGCGGGAAACCGAGAAACTGGTGGCGCGCGAACTCAACCCGCCGGCGAAGAAGGCGACCAGGAAGGGCGCCGATAGGGATCTGCAACGCCTGGAAGAGGAATTGTCCGACAGCCTGGGAGCCACGGTGAAGATCGCCGCCAACCGCAAGGGCGCGGGCAGCCTGACCATACGCTTCGCCAGCCTCGACCAGCTCGACGGTTTGCTCGAAAGGTTGTGCCAGAAGGCTTAA
- a CDS encoding ParA family protein, which yields MMHIFAIANQKGGVGKTTTSVNLAAALALQGQRTLLVDLDPQGNATMGSGIEKRSLDKSVYHMLLGLAQLAEVRASSPGGYDLLPANRDLAGAEIEMVELDRRERRLKEALAEHAADYDFVLIDCPPSLSLLTLNGLCAAHGVVIPMQCEYFALEGLSDLVNTIKKVHANLNRDLKIIGLLRVMFDPRSTLSNQVSAQLEQHFGDKVFKTLVPRNVRLAEAPSHGLPGVLFDRTSRGAQAYLNFAAEMIERVGTWKE from the coding sequence CTGATGCACATATTCGCCATCGCCAACCAGAAGGGGGGGGTCGGCAAGACCACCACTTCCGTCAACCTCGCCGCCGCCCTGGCCCTGCAGGGGCAGCGCACGCTGCTGGTCGACCTCGATCCGCAGGGCAACGCCACCATGGGCAGCGGCATCGAGAAGCGATCCCTGGACAAGTCCGTTTATCACATGCTGCTCGGGTTGGCGCAGTTGGCGGAGGTGCGCGCAAGCTCGCCCGGCGGCTACGATCTGCTGCCCGCCAACCGCGACCTGGCCGGCGCCGAAATCGAAATGGTCGAACTGGACCGGCGCGAGCGGCGGTTGAAGGAGGCGCTGGCCGAGCATGCCGCGGACTACGATTTCGTGCTGATCGACTGCCCGCCCTCACTCTCGCTGCTGACGCTCAATGGCCTGTGCGCCGCCCACGGCGTGGTCATCCCGATGCAATGTGAGTACTTTGCGCTGGAAGGACTGTCCGATCTGGTGAATACCATCAAGAAAGTGCATGCCAACCTGAACCGCGACCTGAAGATCATCGGCCTGCTGCGCGTGATGTTCGATCCGCGCTCGACGCTTTCGAATCAGGTCTCGGCGCAGCTGGAACAGCATTTCGGCGACAAGGTGTTCAAGACCTTGGTGCCGCGCAATGTGCGCTTGGCCGAAGCTCCCAGCCACGGCCTGCCGGGGGTGCTCTTCGACAGGACGTCGAGGGGCGCCCAGGCATATCTGAACTTCGCCGCCGAGATGATCGAGCGCGTTGGAACCTGGAAGGAGTGA
- the rnpA gene encoding ribonuclease P protein component, with the protein MSIDGHQLWLKRPTEFSAVSASRQAVRGENFELRFSRNHGNSPRLGFVIPKRLARRSVMRNLFKRLAREAFRHALPTLPMFDMVLRLTRKPAQDRLSDRDARRAWRGEIDALLTRIAP; encoded by the coding sequence ATGTCCATCGACGGCCATCAATTGTGGTTGAAGCGGCCGACTGAATTTTCGGCCGTCTCCGCCAGCCGGCAGGCGGTTCGCGGCGAGAACTTTGAATTGCGTTTTTCCCGGAACCACGGGAACTCGCCCCGCTTGGGGTTTGTGATCCCCAAACGCCTCGCGCGTCGCTCCGTCATGCGCAACCTGTTCAAGCGTCTGGCGAGGGAGGCGTTTCGCCATGCATTGCCGACGCTGCCGATGTTTGACATGGTGTTGCGCCTGACGCGAAAACCGGCACAGGACAGATTGTCGGATCGTGATGCGAGGCGGGCGTGGCGCGGGGAAATCGATGCCCTGCTGACCCGGATTGCGCCGTGA